The Catellatospora citrea genomic interval CCCGTGCCCCCGCGAGCACGGCGGGCAGCAGGGTGCAGCAGCCGCCGACCACCAGCGGCCGGTGACCGGCGGTGATCAGCTGGTGGACGTGGCGGCGTACGACGTCGGTCATGGTGCGCACCGACGGCCAGGCGAGCACGCCGGTGTGCTCGTCGCGGACCCTGCCGACCAGGCGTACCGGCAGGTCCCCGCCGTCGCGGCCGCCGACGGCCGCGACCAGCCCCGCGGCGCGCAGGGCGCCGGGGGACAGCTCGGTCCCGAAGGGCGGGTCGCCCGCCTCGGGCACGCCGACGCAGTCGATCGGCACGCCCACCACCGTGATCACGAATCGAGTCTCGTCGGCGCCCGAGCCCGCGGCAAGCAGGCACGCCGCCGGTCACCACTCTGGACACCAGCCCCCGTGACAGCGGTTCGGCTCGACCCACATGATGTACGGATGGACGACGCCCCGAGCGCGACACCCCACCGCAACGAGGACATGGCCACGATGCTCGCCGCACGTGTGCGTGCGGAGTTCGGCGACCCGGCGGGTTGGCCGCGGCCCGAGGGTTACCCGGACGCGCTTGCCCTGTGCGCCATCGACTCGATCCAGTCGATCGGAGTGCGGTACGAGAGCGTCGGCAACGTCGTCACGCGATACCGGAAGTTCCGGCGTGATCAGGGTGGCGATCCCGCAGTCGACGGTCTGCCGCAGCTGCTGCGCACGTTCGAGGACGTCGGTGGGGTCGAAGCCTGGGCTGCGCGGATAGGCACCGCGAATCGGACGTCGACGCACCCCGGAGCGCCGCTCAAAGCCCTCGCCATCGAGCAGGCCGCCAACGCGCTGTCGGCCCTCGACGTGCTGACGTGTCGGGACCTCAGAGCCTGTGAGTCCGATCAACTCGAAGCGGTGCGGTCGGCCTGGTGTGGTGTGCCTGGACAGGGCTCCGGCACCTCCTGGCGATATCTGCTGATGCTGGCAGGCGTCCCGGGCGTCAAACCCGACCGCATGATCATCCGGTTTGTCGCCGGCACTGTCAGCCGATCCGAGGGATCAGTCAGCGCCTCGCTCGCCGCCGCAGTGGTCCTGCGTGCGGCCGAACAGCTCGGGGTCACGGCTACCGAGCTCGACCACGTGGTCTGGCGCCGGCAGTCCGGACGGGACACCGATGATCGAGGCTGAGCCGACGCCTGCCGACGGTGAGGTCGATCCTCCCTTGGCCGGGCGGGCCGGTCTCGACGTGCCGACGGCGGCGGTCGGCCTGCACGGTGTGCCATTGCGGCTCGAGGTCGCGTCGGCACGATTGCCCCGGACGGCTGGACTGTACGCCTGGTGGGCCGCGCCGGAGGTGCTGTCGGCGGTCGGTGGGCCAGTCAGCGAAGCTGACCCTGGGCTGCGCCTGCTCTACCTCGGCGTCGCCGCGAACCTGCACACCAGGATCGTCCGCAACCATCTGGCCCGGTCCGGCACCTCAACGCTGCGGCGCACGCTGGCTGGACTGCTGATGGCGGCGGAGCGGTACACGACCATGTGGAAGACAGACCGGGTGGTCCTCACACCAGTCGACGAGGTCCGGCTGACCACATGGATGCATCGAAACCTGCGTCTGACCTGGTTCCCTTGCGACGACCCGCGCTCGCACGAGACACGGTTGATCACCGAACTCGGGCCGCCGCTGAACGTCGAGGGCGCGGCTCCGGGCGCGGCTCGCGATCTGGTCACTTCGGCAAAGGCCGCGTACGCCGCGAGCGCGCGGCCGACCCTTGCCTGATCCGACCCTCAGGACGTGCCGCGACGGCGGTCGTCGGAGAGGAACAGGGCCAGTCCGATCAGCAGCAGGCCGGTCGCCACCCACACGGCGCGATCACCGAGATGGACCGTGACCAGGCCGCCGAGCAGCGCACCAACGGCGAACGAGGCGATGGCGGGCCACAGGCGACGGGCCTGCGCGGCCGCATCGCGCTCGTGGCGGACGACCGCGCCGTACACGGCCTGGGCGGCGTTGCGCAGGTTGGTCGTGGTGACCGTGGTGTTGAACGTCCACCGGCCGATCATCCCGAACGACGTGATCTGCACGGAGGCCACGAAGGAGATCATCACGGCGACCAGGTCGTCGGATACGCCGGACGGCAGCAGGCCGACCACGATCAGCACGAGGATCTCCAGCACCAGCGCGGCCCGCACCGGTTTGTGCAGAGCCCTGGCCACCTGCGGTAGCCGGATGGTCTCGGCCACCCACACCCCGACCACGAACGCGATGATCGGCGGCACGTGCCGCAGCGCCTCGCCCCACTGCGCCTGCGCAGCCTGCACGCCCAGCAGCACCACGTTGCCGGTCTGCGCGGTCGCGAACACCCCGCCGCGACCGAGGAACGTGTACGCGTCGAGGAACCCGGCGGCCATCGTGAGCAGCACGATCAGGCGCAGCGACCGTGACGTCCGGTACGGGACGCCGTCCGCCTCCGCCATCGTCACCCCTCCCGTCGCACCCTCCTCACGATGTTTCCGCCTGATCGCCCGGCCCGTGCCGAGAACGCCCGGACATGACGTAGGTCCGGCGCCGTCACCGGCGGCGGTGGTAGACGGGATGGGCCAGGTCTTCGCCGGTCAGCACGCGGTGCACAGCCGACAGATCGGTGCGGCCGACCCCGGCGTGGCGCATCACCGAGTACCAGGACGGCGGTTCGAGCAGGTGCTCGCGTATCTCGGGTTCCGGATGGACGTCGGCCAGGTTGACGTCGACGTCCTCGGCGACGAACACCGACCAGGCCTGCACGACCGACTTGGCGAGCAGGCGGCGGCACTCGCCGGGGTCCGCGTCCGGCACGGTTACCCCGGGCATGCAGCGTGCGCTCTGCTCGGCGTGCCGGTCGTCCCACAGCCGGAGCGTCCAGTCGGGCCAGCGAGCCGGCCACCGCTCGGTGAGGCCGTCGAGCGGATCGATCGTGGTCCACAGTCCGGCGGTGCGGGTGGTGGGGTCGAGGTGCAGTCCGGCGCGCGGCACGAAGTCGCAGCAGGTCACCCGGTCGGCGTCACGCAGTTGCGCGAGCATGCCCGGACCGGCCTCCCACGGCCGAGGAGCCAGCGGGGTCAGCGCGTAGGCCGCGGTGTCGGCGATCGTGACGAGGCAGGTCGGGTCGGGCGAGGTCCACGGCTGCTCGACGCCGTAGAGCAGGTCCGATTCCTCGAACTCGGTGCGGATGGCGGTGACGTCCGCGCCGGCGTGGCGGGCGAGGTCGCCGTTGCCGTCGTACGCCCAGCGCACCTGCCATCCCGGCCAGGTGCGGGCGGCGTTCTCCAGCCAGGCGGCGCGCACCTGCGGAGATCGGTGGACGGTGAACGCGATCAGCACATTGCGGTCCCAGTCGACGAGCAGCCCGCCGTCGGTCAAGGCGTCCGACAGCCAGTTGTCCCGGCCGAACTCGTGCTCCCAGCGCTCCAGGTAGCGCCGGGTGACCTCGGGCCCCATCATGCTGATCTCAAGCAGTTCGTACGCGCCGAGCTTGTTGCTCAGCACGGTGTGCTCGCCGTCGCGTACGCAGACGTAGTTGGCCCAGGCTCCCATGGCGGCGAGGGTAGCGGCCGATGATCGTTTTGTCCGGCCCGCGGATCGGTCGGGAATCGAGGGTCGCCGCCGGCACGGTGGGATGTCGGCGCAGCGCCCTAGACTGCGCGGCCATGGCGATGGTGACCTTTGTCGACGAGACGACCGCGGGGGACCGCGGCACAGCGTGGCAGCTGGAGATGGCCGAGGAGCAGCTGACGCTGCGCGAGATCATCCGGCGCCGGGTGTACCGGGAGGTCGCCGACCACAACGCGGCGGGCGGCGACCACTTCCGCGGCCTGGTGCAGCCCGGTGACACCGAGCGCACCCGGGACGGCTTCCGGATGAGCAAGCACCGGCAGGTCGATGCCGAGGAGCAGTTCAGCCGGGCGGTGCAGGCGTTCTCCCGCAACGGCTTCGTGGTGCTCGTCGACGACCGTCAGGTCGAGGACCTCGACGCCGCGGTGCCGGTGCACCGCGCGGTCGAGGTCACGTTCCTCAAGCTCGTGCCGCTGGTAGGTGGCTGATGGCTCCGACGGCGGATTACCCGCTGCTGCTGGCCGCGCTGGAGCGGGACCTCGCTGCGGCGGACTTCGCGGCCGCGGTGGACCGGCTGGCCGAACTCGCGGCGATGAACAACGGGGCATGGGGGTTCGGCGAGCCGTCGGTACGGGACACGCTGCGCCTGCTACCGGGGCCGCCGCGGCGGCAACTGCTCGCCGTCCTGCTGGAGCGCGCCCGGACCGCGCCGGGCAGCGCGCTCGGCGGGCACTTGTTCGAGCTGGCGCAGTGGGTGGTGCTCGGCCTGGCCCTGCCGAACGAGGCGGACGTCCTGGAGATGGTTCTCGACGTCGCGGGCGAGCAGTGGACCGACTACGACACCGACCTGCCCGGACAGGCGTGGAGCCTGCTGGAACTCGGCCGCCCGCTGCCGCCCGGTTTCGTCGCGATGATGCGGCGGACTGTCGCCGGCGCCTATTACGGCCACCGGGGCCTGGCTCCGGTGCTTGCCAAACTGACCGACCTGCCGCTGCTCAACCCGGGCGAGGCATGGGCGGACCGGGTCATGGCCGACGCGTCGGCGCTCGGCTGGCCGTGGCACGAGCTGGTCGCCCACGCCGGCACCGCGACCGCCACGAAGATCAACAAGACGTTCGAGAAGCGCGGCCGGGAGCTGCTGCACACCGCCGGTACGGACAAGGCCGCCACGATGCTGGCGAGCTGGCTCGAACTGGTCGGCCGGCCACGGACGCGGCCGGTGGTGCGCCCCCGCTACGGCGGTGACGTCAACGAGGCGTACGACCCGGTCAACGTCACGACCCTGCGCGGCCTGATCTGGCTGACCGGCCTGCTGACCCCGCGCCCGGACACCGCGAGGCTGCTCGGAGCGGTGGCCGAGACGTCGCTGCGAAAGGTCTCCGGGATCGGCCCCCGCTCCCCGAAGATCGCCAACACGGCGGTCCATACGCTTGCCCGCATCGACTCCGACGAGGCGCTCGCGCAGCTCGCCCG includes:
- a CDS encoding YoaK family protein: MAEADGVPYRTSRSLRLIVLLTMAAGFLDAYTFLGRGGVFATAQTGNVVLLGVQAAQAQWGEALRHVPPIIAFVVGVWVAETIRLPQVARALHKPVRAALVLEILVLIVVGLLPSGVSDDLVAVMISFVASVQITSFGMIGRWTFNTTVTTTNLRNAAQAVYGAVVRHERDAAAQARRLWPAIASFAVGALLGGLVTVHLGDRAVWVATGLLLIGLALFLSDDRRRGTS
- a CDS encoding GIY-YIG nuclease family protein: MIEAEPTPADGEVDPPLAGRAGLDVPTAAVGLHGVPLRLEVASARLPRTAGLYAWWAAPEVLSAVGGPVSEADPGLRLLYLGVAANLHTRIVRNHLARSGTSTLRRTLAGLLMAAERYTTMWKTDRVVLTPVDEVRLTTWMHRNLRLTWFPCDDPRSHETRLITELGPPLNVEGAAPGAARDLVTSAKAAYAASARPTLA